The Sorex araneus isolate mSorAra2 chromosome 5, mSorAra2.pri, whole genome shotgun sequence genome has a segment encoding these proteins:
- the PAQR6 gene encoding membrane progestin receptor delta isoform X2, giving the protein MLSLKLPQLLRVHQLPRVFWEDGIMTGYRHPTNSALDCVLSSFQMTNETVNIWTHFLPTWYFLWRLLVLAGGLGFQAEPYHWPLLIFLLPTCLYPLVSCCAHTFSSMSARARHICYFLDYGALSLYSLGCAFAYAAYSMPVAWLHSRLHQLFVPAAVLNAFLCTSLSCYSRFLELESPRLSKLLRSAAFACPFLFDNLPLFYRLWLCWGRAASCGQEALSTSHSYHLLCAGLTGFLFASHLPERLAPGRFDYIGHSHQLLHVSAVLGTHFQLEAVLADMGGRRAWLAARDPPLGPGPTLATVGLAVTGNLLILAAFTAALLRAPRASSLLQEAPLEGGAKAKPQ; this is encoded by the exons ATGCTCAGTCTCAAGCTGCCACAGCTCCTGCGAGTACACCAGCTGCCGCGG GTGTTCTGGGAGGATGGCATCATGACCGGGTACCGGCACCCCACCAACTCAGCCCTGGACTGTGTCCTCAGCTCCTTCCAAATGACTAATGAGACAGTCAACATCTGGACTCACTTCCTGCCCACGTG GTACTTCCTGTGGCGTCTCCTGGTGTTAGCAGGGGGCCTGGGTTTCCAGGCGGAGCCCTACCACTGGCCGCTGCTCATCTTCCTGCTGCCCACCTGCCTCTACCCCTTGGTGTCCTGCTGCGCCCACACCTTCAGCTCCATGTCGGCCCGCGCGCGCCACATCTGCTACTTCCTGGACTACGGTGCCCTCAGCCTCTACAGCCTGG GCTGTGCCTTCGCTTACGCAGCCTACTCCATGCCAGTCGCCTGGCTGCACAGCCGCCTACACCAGCTCTTCGTGCCCGCTGCTGTACTCAACGCCTTCCTCTGCACCAGCCTCTCCTGCTACTCCCG gttcctggagctggagagccCCCGGCTCAGCAAGCTCCTGCGCTCGGCGGCCTTCGCCTGCCCCTTCCTGTTCGACAACCTCCCGCTCTTCTATCGG CTCTGGCTGTGCTGGGGCAGGGCTGCCAGCTGCGGGCAGGAGGCGCTGAGCACCAGCCACAGCTACCACCTTCTCTGCGCGGGCCTCACCGGCTTCCTCTTCGCCTCCCACCTGCCCGAGCGCCTGGCGCCCGGGCGCTTCGACTACATCG gcCACAGCCACCAGCTCCTCCACGTCAGCGCTGTGCTGGGCACCCACTTCCAGCTGGAGGCGGTGCTGGCTGACATGGGTGGGCGCCGGGCCTGGCTGGCCGCACGGGACCCCCCTCTCGGCCCAGGGCCCACACTGGCCACGGTGGGCCTGGCAGTGACCGGGAACCTGCTCATCCTCGCTGCCTTCACAGCTGCCCTGCTCCGGGCACCCAGGGCCTCCTCTCTGCTGCAGGAGGCCCCCCTGGAGGGGGGTGCGAAGGCCAAGCCACAGTAA
- the PAQR6 gene encoding membrane progestin receptor delta isoform X3 — protein MGKGASGRQGEGGRGLFPHTRLPLVCKSGLTNKDGRGRQEEGWGKAVALLESSGLGRWGSVRFSLLWRFQRPPALPLCLCQGMCRGEAAGETGRARTGWRKVQGTMLSLKLPQLLRVHQLPRVFWEDGIMTGYRHPTNSALDCVLSSFQMTNETVNIWTHFLPTWYFLWRLLVLAGGLGFQAEPYHWPLLIFLLPTCLYPLVSCCAHTFSSMSARARHICYFLDYGALSLYSLGCAFAYAAYSMPVAWLHSRLHQLFVPAAVLNAFLCTSLSCYSRSAAPPWGQFFLRVVGHSCPTGRGLPSG, from the exons ATGGGAAAGGGTGCCTCAGGTCggcagggtgaggggggcaggggcctGTTCCCACACACACGGCTCCCACTGGTGTGCAAGTCTGGACTCACAAACAAGGATGGGCGAGGCCGACAGGAAGAGGGGTGGGGCAAGGCTGTGGCGCTGCTGGAAAGTtctggcctggggaggtgggggagtgtccGATTCTCCCTCCTGTGGCGGTTCCAgcgcccgccggccctgcccttGTGCCTGTGCCAAGGAATGTGCCGGGGAGAGGCGGCTGGAGAGACAGGCCGAGCGCGCACAG GTTGGCGTAAGGTGCAGGGCACCATGCTCAGTCTCAAGCTGCCACAGCTCCTGCGAGTACACCAGCTGCCGCGG GTGTTCTGGGAGGATGGCATCATGACCGGGTACCGGCACCCCACCAACTCAGCCCTGGACTGTGTCCTCAGCTCCTTCCAAATGACTAATGAGACAGTCAACATCTGGACTCACTTCCTGCCCACGTG GTACTTCCTGTGGCGTCTCCTGGTGTTAGCAGGGGGCCTGGGTTTCCAGGCGGAGCCCTACCACTGGCCGCTGCTCATCTTCCTGCTGCCCACCTGCCTCTACCCCTTGGTGTCCTGCTGCGCCCACACCTTCAGCTCCATGTCGGCCCGCGCGCGCCACATCTGCTACTTCCTGGACTACGGTGCCCTCAGCCTCTACAGCCTGG GCTGTGCCTTCGCTTACGCAGCCTACTCCATGCCAGTCGCCTGGCTGCACAGCCGCCTACACCAGCTCTTCGTGCCCGCTGCTGTACTCAACGCCTTCCTCTGCACCAGCCTCTCCTGCTACTCCCG ATCTGCAGCACCGCCCTGGGGCCAGTTCTTCCTCAGGGTCGTAGGGCACTCCTGTCCGACAGGCCGAGGGCTCCCCAGTGGCTAA
- the PAQR6 gene encoding membrane progestin receptor delta isoform X1, with amino-acid sequence MGKGASGRQGEGGRGLFPHTRLPLVCKSGLTNKDGRGRQEEGWGKAVALLESSGLGRWGSVRFSLLWRFQRPPALPLCLCQGMCRGEAAGETGRARTGWRKVQGTMLSLKLPQLLRVHQLPRVFWEDGIMTGYRHPTNSALDCVLSSFQMTNETVNIWTHFLPTWYFLWRLLVLAGGLGFQAEPYHWPLLIFLLPTCLYPLVSCCAHTFSSMSARARHICYFLDYGALSLYSLGCAFAYAAYSMPVAWLHSRLHQLFVPAAVLNAFLCTSLSCYSRFLELESPRLSKLLRSAAFACPFLFDNLPLFYRLWLCWGRAASCGQEALSTSHSYHLLCAGLTGFLFASHLPERLAPGRFDYIGHSHQLLHVSAVLGTHFQLEAVLADMGGRRAWLAARDPPLGPGPTLATVGLAVTGNLLILAAFTAALLRAPRASSLLQEAPLEGGAKAKPQ; translated from the exons ATGGGAAAGGGTGCCTCAGGTCggcagggtgaggggggcaggggcctGTTCCCACACACACGGCTCCCACTGGTGTGCAAGTCTGGACTCACAAACAAGGATGGGCGAGGCCGACAGGAAGAGGGGTGGGGCAAGGCTGTGGCGCTGCTGGAAAGTtctggcctggggaggtgggggagtgtccGATTCTCCCTCCTGTGGCGGTTCCAgcgcccgccggccctgcccttGTGCCTGTGCCAAGGAATGTGCCGGGGAGAGGCGGCTGGAGAGACAGGCCGAGCGCGCACAG GTTGGCGTAAGGTGCAGGGCACCATGCTCAGTCTCAAGCTGCCACAGCTCCTGCGAGTACACCAGCTGCCGCGG GTGTTCTGGGAGGATGGCATCATGACCGGGTACCGGCACCCCACCAACTCAGCCCTGGACTGTGTCCTCAGCTCCTTCCAAATGACTAATGAGACAGTCAACATCTGGACTCACTTCCTGCCCACGTG GTACTTCCTGTGGCGTCTCCTGGTGTTAGCAGGGGGCCTGGGTTTCCAGGCGGAGCCCTACCACTGGCCGCTGCTCATCTTCCTGCTGCCCACCTGCCTCTACCCCTTGGTGTCCTGCTGCGCCCACACCTTCAGCTCCATGTCGGCCCGCGCGCGCCACATCTGCTACTTCCTGGACTACGGTGCCCTCAGCCTCTACAGCCTGG GCTGTGCCTTCGCTTACGCAGCCTACTCCATGCCAGTCGCCTGGCTGCACAGCCGCCTACACCAGCTCTTCGTGCCCGCTGCTGTACTCAACGCCTTCCTCTGCACCAGCCTCTCCTGCTACTCCCG gttcctggagctggagagccCCCGGCTCAGCAAGCTCCTGCGCTCGGCGGCCTTCGCCTGCCCCTTCCTGTTCGACAACCTCCCGCTCTTCTATCGG CTCTGGCTGTGCTGGGGCAGGGCTGCCAGCTGCGGGCAGGAGGCGCTGAGCACCAGCCACAGCTACCACCTTCTCTGCGCGGGCCTCACCGGCTTCCTCTTCGCCTCCCACCTGCCCGAGCGCCTGGCGCCCGGGCGCTTCGACTACATCG gcCACAGCCACCAGCTCCTCCACGTCAGCGCTGTGCTGGGCACCCACTTCCAGCTGGAGGCGGTGCTGGCTGACATGGGTGGGCGCCGGGCCTGGCTGGCCGCACGGGACCCCCCTCTCGGCCCAGGGCCCACACTGGCCACGGTGGGCCTGGCAGTGACCGGGAACCTGCTCATCCTCGCTGCCTTCACAGCTGCCCTGCTCCGGGCACCCAGGGCCTCCTCTCTGCTGCAGGAGGCCCCCCTGGAGGGGGGTGCGAAGGCCAAGCCACAGTAA
- the BGLAP gene encoding osteocalcin has product MKPLTLLALLVLAMLCCASQADAKPSSPEPRRGAAFMTRQEGSEVVKRLKRYVDPGQGAPAPYPDPLEPKREVCELNPNCDELADQIGFQDAYQRFYGTGTV; this is encoded by the exons ATGAAGCCCCTCACGCTCCTCGCCCTGTTGGTCCTGGCCATGCTCTGCTGCGCCAGCCAGGCGG ATGCCAAGCCCAGCAGCCCAGAGCCCCGCAGAGGTGCAG CCTTCATGACCAGGCAGGAGGGCAGTGAGGTGGTGAAGAGACTCAAGCGCTACGTGGACCCTGGCCAGGG ggccccagccccctacccagaTCCCCTGGAGCCCAAGAGGGAGGTGTGTGAGCTGAACCCGAACTGTGACGAGCTGGCGGATCAGATCGGCTTCCAGGATGCCTATCAGCGCTTCTACGGCACTGGCACCGTCTAG
- the PMF1 gene encoding polyamine-modulated factor 1, producing MAEAGNVSVDGCCEVEVPEASSSGSVPASPALSRVKLLDTMVDTFLQKLVAAGSYQRFTECFKCFSQLQSEMSQRIYDKFVTQLQTSILEEIAEIKAEGNLEAVLNALDALVEEGKDRQEPAWRPSGDPEKDLRSPLLPYFLQQRDTLRRRVQRQEAENRQLAEQVLNGRRQVEELQLQCRARWQAWQALHREQKELLAVLREPE from the exons ATGGCCGAAGCGGGCAACGTCAGTGTAGACGGCTGCTGTGAGGTAGAGGTTCCCGAGGCTTCATCCTCGGGATCGGTGCCCGCCAGCCCAGCCCTTTCGAGGGTGAAGCTCCTGGACACCATGGTGGACACTTTCCTCCAGAAGCTGGTCGCCGCCGGGAG ctaCCAGCGGTTCACCGAGTGCTTCAAGTGCTTCTCACAGCTGCAGTCGGAGATGTCACAGCGAATCTATGACAAGTTTGTGACCCAGTTGCAGACGTCGATTCTG GAGGAAATTGCAGAAATCAAGGCCGAGGGCAACCTGGAAGCTGTGTTGAACGCCCTGGATGCACTTGTGGAGGAGGGCAAAGACCGCCAGGAGCCAGCCTG GCGCCCCAGCGGGGACCCGGAGAAGGATCTGCGCAGCCCCCTGCTGCCTTACTTCCTGCAGCAGCGGGACACCCTGCGGCGCcgtgtgcagaggcaggaggctgAGAACCGGCAGCTGGCGGAGCAGGTGCTGAACGGGCGCAGGCAGGTGGAAGAGCTGCAGCTGCAGTGCAGGGCGCGGTGGCAGGCCTGGCAG GCTCTACACAGGGAGCAGAAGGAGCTGCTGGCTGTGCTGCGGGAGCCTGAGTAG